A genomic stretch from Oleomonas cavernae includes:
- the murJ gene encoding murein biosynthesis integral membrane protein MurJ, producing MALLRSVATIGSFTMGSRILGFVRDTLFAAVLGAGVAADCFIIAFRLPNFLRAMFAEGAFNAAFVPLYSRLLSGPDGETRAAYFAGQIGTLLTLVVTCFVALVMVFTNEAMHVLAPGFTADPAKFALAVELTRLTFPYLAYISLVSLMGAILNAHHRFAAPAGTPIVMNLILIGALIGPARHFEPAHAQAVAVTIAGMAQFLWLAVSLQRAGLSLRLYRPRVSPEIRRFFTLLMPAVLGAGVYQVNVFVDMILSSLLPSGAVSFLFYADRLNQLPLGVIGIAVSTALLPILSRQLAKGDMEQALHSQNRALEGALLLTLPAAAALVTLPETIIGVLFQHGAFTAGDTRATADALAMFALGLPAFVATKVFTPGFHAREDTRTPVRLAIIAMIANLVVALSLLWSLEHVGLAIATTVAAWVNVGQLGLTSHRRGYFVPDTRLITRSLRLVLATAVMVVVLLGLEYLARPFFARDLLWRIGTLLFLVGSGGLAFLLAALATGAIGLADLKRLLRFG from the coding sequence ATGGCTCTGCTCCGGTCCGTCGCCACCATCGGCAGCTTCACCATGGGCAGCCGGATTCTGGGCTTTGTCCGCGATACGCTGTTTGCCGCCGTGCTGGGCGCCGGTGTCGCGGCGGACTGCTTCATCATCGCCTTCCGATTGCCCAATTTCCTGCGCGCGATGTTTGCCGAGGGGGCCTTCAATGCGGCCTTCGTGCCGCTCTATTCCCGGCTGCTGAGCGGGCCCGACGGCGAAACCAGGGCGGCCTATTTCGCCGGCCAGATCGGCACCCTGCTGACCCTGGTGGTGACCTGCTTCGTCGCCCTGGTGATGGTCTTCACCAACGAGGCGATGCACGTCCTGGCGCCGGGTTTCACCGCCGATCCGGCCAAGTTCGCCCTGGCGGTGGAACTCACCCGGCTGACCTTCCCCTATCTTGCCTATATCAGCCTGGTCTCGCTCATGGGGGCGATCCTCAACGCCCATCACCGCTTCGCCGCCCCGGCGGGCACGCCGATCGTGATGAACCTGATCCTGATCGGCGCGCTGATCGGCCCGGCCCGGCATTTCGAGCCGGCCCACGCCCAGGCGGTGGCGGTGACCATCGCCGGCATGGCGCAATTCCTGTGGCTGGCCGTCTCGCTGCAGCGCGCGGGCCTGTCGCTGCGCCTCTACCGGCCGCGCGTCAGCCCCGAAATCAGGCGCTTCTTCACCCTGCTGATGCCCGCCGTGCTGGGGGCGGGTGTCTATCAGGTAAACGTCTTCGTCGACATGATCCTGTCGTCGCTGCTGCCTTCGGGCGCGGTCTCGTTCCTGTTCTATGCCGACCGGCTCAACCAGTTGCCCTTGGGCGTGATCGGCATCGCCGTCTCGACGGCGCTGCTGCCGATCCTCTCGCGCCAGCTTGCCAAGGGCGACATGGAGCAGGCGCTGCACAGCCAGAACCGGGCGCTGGAAGGGGCCTTGCTGCTGACCCTGCCGGCGGCGGCGGCCCTGGTCACCCTGCCCGAGACGATCATCGGTGTCCTGTTCCAGCACGGTGCCTTCACCGCCGGCGATACCAGGGCGACGGCCGATGCCCTGGCCATGTTCGCCCTGGGCCTGCCCGCCTTCGTCGCGACCAAGGTGTTCACGCCCGGCTTCCATGCCCGCGAGGACACCCGCACCCCGGTACGCCTGGCGATCATCGCCATGATCGCCAACCTGGTGGTCGCCTTGTCGCTGCTGTGGTCGCTGGAACATGTGGGCCTGGCCATCGCCACCACGGTCGCGGCCTGGGTCAATGTCGGGCAACTGGGCCTGACCTCGCACCGCCGCGGCTATTTCGTGCCCGATACCCGGCTGATCACGCGCAGCCTGCGCCTGGTCCTGGCGACGGCGGTGATGGTGGTCGTCCTGCTGGGCCTGGAATATCTGGCCCGGCCCTTCTTCGCCCGCGACCTGTTGTGGCGGATCGGTACCCTGCTGTTCCTGGTCGGCAGCGGCGGCCTGGCCTTCCTGCTGGCGGCGCTGGCGACCGGGGCGATCGGGCTCGCCGACCTCAAGCGGCTGCTTCGCTTTGGTTGA
- a CDS encoding universal stress protein, translating to MSETTPAVPPGADSVRKFLVVVDDTPECRLALRYAARRALKTKGMVALLFVIEPPSDMPQWLGVAQIMRDEARDEAEAVLHDLAEDVQRVAGMIPELIIREGVRREQLLKLIEEDPTIRILVLGAGTGSEGPGPLVSALAGQMSGTFRVPITIVPGKLSPAEVDDLA from the coding sequence ATGAGCGAGACCACGCCCGCGGTGCCGCCAGGCGCCGATAGCGTCCGCAAGTTCCTGGTGGTGGTGGACGACACGCCCGAGTGTCGCCTGGCCCTGCGCTATGCCGCGCGCCGCGCGCTCAAGACCAAGGGCATGGTCGCCCTGCTGTTCGTGATCGAGCCGCCGTCCGACATGCCGCAATGGCTGGGGGTCGCCCAGATCATGCGCGACGAGGCCCGCGACGAGGCCGAGGCGGTGCTTCACGACCTGGCCGAGGATGTCCAGCGGGTGGCCGGCATGATCCCGGAACTGATCATCCGCGAGGGCGTGCGCCGGGAGCAGTTGCTGAAGCTGATCGAGGAAGATCCCACGATCCGCATCCTGGTGCTGGGCGCCGGCACCGGATCGGAGGGGCCGGGCCCCCTGGTCTCGGCCCTGGCCGGCCAGATGTCCGGCACCTTCCGCGTGCCGATCACCATCGTGCCGGGCAAGCTGTCGCCGGCCGAGGTCGACGACCTGGCCTGA
- a CDS encoding adenylate/guanylate cyclase domain-containing protein translates to MSQPARATTIPQDEIWDETLTAAAQIAARGPLPSLPAGTAEGPVAAFLMAAATARLDPPNLIGEFANTLFRAGLPIFKVTSGILMLHPQIYARTFVWDRETGVEVISRGFEVQTSDFYLRSPVRLIHLGAHGFRRRLEHHSGPYDFPVLEDLAAEGATDYLIRPLDFATTRRSFISFATDRPGGFTDDDLARLDSAVPLVAMRFEITAQRALLDSLLSLYLGRDAARRVVTGSVRRGEGSTIRAAIMTCDMRGFTRLSDRAKPGEVIALLDTYFDVVTLAVHAHGGEVLKFMGDGCLAIFPADEGTGTGGEAGDACRRALAAAQAALAGVAAIEELPTALGPAGLKVGFALNFGDVVYGNIGSSERLDFTVIGAAVNEVARVEALTKVLERPLLATQAFARTLGDEGNLRSLGQHVLRGRREPTEIFTVDDGS, encoded by the coding sequence ATGTCACAGCCCGCCCGCGCCACCACCATTCCCCAGGACGAAATCTGGGACGAGACCCTGACAGCCGCGGCCCAGATCGCGGCGCGCGGGCCCCTGCCCTCCCTGCCGGCCGGCACCGCCGAGGGGCCGGTGGCGGCCTTTCTCATGGCGGCGGCCACCGCCCGGCTGGACCCGCCGAACCTGATCGGCGAATTCGCCAATACCCTGTTCAGGGCCGGCCTGCCGATCTTCAAGGTGACGTCCGGCATCTTGATGCTCCACCCGCAGATCTATGCCCGGACCTTCGTCTGGGACCGGGAGACGGGGGTCGAGGTCATCTCGCGCGGCTTTGAGGTGCAGACCTCGGACTTCTACCTCAGGAGCCCGGTGCGCCTGATCCACCTGGGCGCCCACGGTTTCCGCCGCCGGCTGGAACACCATTCGGGGCCTTATGATTTTCCCGTCCTGGAAGACCTGGCGGCCGAAGGGGCGACGGACTACCTGATCCGCCCGCTCGACTTCGCCACCACCAGGCGCTCGTTCATCTCCTTTGCGACCGACCGGCCCGGCGGCTTCACCGACGACGACCTCGCCCGGCTGGACAGTGCCGTGCCGCTGGTGGCCATGCGCTTCGAGATCACGGCCCAGCGCGCCCTGCTCGACAGCCTGCTGTCGCTGTACCTGGGACGTGATGCGGCCCGGCGCGTGGTGACCGGCTCGGTCCGGCGGGGCGAGGGCAGCACCATCCGCGCCGCGATCATGACCTGCGACATGCGCGGCTTCACCCGGCTGTCGGACCGGGCCAAGCCGGGCGAGGTGATCGCCCTGCTCGATACCTATTTCGACGTGGTGACCCTGGCGGTTCACGCCCATGGCGGCGAGGTGCTGAAGTTCATGGGCGACGGCTGCCTGGCCATCTTCCCGGCCGACGAGGGCACGGGGACCGGCGGCGAGGCCGGCGACGCCTGCCGCCGCGCGCTGGCCGCCGCGCAGGCGGCCCTGGCCGGCGTCGCCGCGATCGAGGAACTTCCGACGGCCCTGGGGCCGGCCGGGCTGAAGGTCGGCTTCGCGCTGAATTTCGGCGACGTCGTCTATGGCAATATCGGCTCGAGCGAGCGGCTGGATTTCACCGTGATCGGCGCGGCCGTGAACGAGGTCGCCCGGGTCGAGGCCCTGACCAAGGTGCTGGAGCGGCCGCTGCTGGCAACCCAGGCCTTCGCCCGCACGCTGGGCGACGAGGGAAACCTGCGGTCACTCGGCCAGCACGTCCTGCGCGGCCGCCGCGAGCCCACGGAAATCTTCACGGTCGATGACGGCAGCTAG
- the trpS gene encoding tryptophan--tRNA ligase produces the protein MSKPRVFSGVQPTGNLHLGNYLGAIRNWVKLQHDHECIYCVVDLHAITVWQDPADLTRAIREVAASLIAAGIDPTTSILFNQSKVSAHAETAWIFNCVARMGWLNRMTQFKEKAGKDRENASVGLFAYPNLMAADILAYKATHVPVGEDQKQHLELARDIAQKFNHDFGVEHFPAPDPLILGEATRVMSLRDGTKKMSKSDPSDQSRINLTDSPDDIEQKIRRAKTDPLPLPETVEEVAARPEAANLMTIYAALADESLADVVAAFAGKQFSDFKRALTERAVSVLSPITGEMRRLVADPGYVDGVLRQGGERAAAIAAPILAETKRIVGFL, from the coding sequence ATGTCGAAGCCCCGCGTCTTTTCCGGTGTCCAGCCCACCGGCAACCTGCATCTGGGAAATTACCTGGGCGCCATCCGCAACTGGGTGAAGCTGCAGCACGACCACGAGTGCATCTATTGCGTCGTCGATCTCCACGCCATCACAGTCTGGCAGGATCCGGCCGACCTGACCCGCGCCATCCGCGAGGTCGCGGCCAGCCTGATCGCCGCCGGCATCGATCCCACGACCTCGATCCTGTTCAACCAGTCCAAGGTCTCGGCCCATGCCGAAACCGCCTGGATCTTCAATTGCGTGGCCCGCATGGGCTGGCTCAACCGCATGACCCAGTTCAAGGAAAAGGCCGGCAAGGACCGTGAGAATGCCTCGGTCGGCCTGTTCGCCTATCCCAATCTGATGGCGGCCGACATCCTGGCCTACAAGGCGACCCACGTGCCCGTGGGCGAGGACCAGAAGCAGCACCTGGAGTTGGCCCGCGACATCGCCCAGAAGTTCAACCACGACTTCGGCGTCGAACATTTCCCGGCGCCCGACCCGCTGATCTTGGGGGAAGCGACCCGCGTCATGTCGCTGCGCGACGGCACCAAGAAAATGTCCAAGTCGGACCCGTCCGACCAGTCGCGCATCAACCTGACCGACAGTCCCGACGACATCGAACAGAAGATCCGCCGCGCCAAGACAGATCCCCTGCCCCTGCCCGAGACGGTCGAGGAGGTGGCTGCGCGGCCCGAGGCGGCCAACCTGATGACGATCTACGCCGCGCTGGCCGACGAGAGCCTGGCGGATGTCGTGGCCGCCTTTGCCGGCAAGCAGTTTTCGGACTTCAAGCGCGCCCTGACCGAACGCGCGGTCAGCGTGCTCTCGCCCATCACGGGCGAGATGCGCCGCCTGGTGGCCGATCCCGGCTATGTCGACGGGGTGCTGCGCCAGGGCGGCGAGCGGGCGGCGGCGATCGCCGCACCGATCCTGGCCGAGACCAAGCGGATCGTCGGCTTCCTCTGA
- a CDS encoding HigA family addiction module antitoxin — protein MAAKGKNTVVGPSHPGVNIADAVLAKLGLTQDQLAKLTGVSRRTINQLVNFRRNLTADMALRIAKVTGTSAREWLEQQIAYDLHQTEQALSKILAKIPHASSKPANPTPKPAPKAAKPSAKPVAKVTKAKPAAKPAAAVAKAAAKPATKAAKAKPAAAKPAKKVAKKKK, from the coding sequence ATGGCCGCTAAAGGCAAGAATACGGTTGTCGGGCCGTCTCATCCCGGCGTCAACATCGCCGATGCGGTGCTGGCAAAGCTGGGCCTGACCCAGGATCAACTGGCGAAGCTGACCGGCGTTTCCCGCCGCACCATCAACCAGCTGGTGAATTTCCGCCGCAATCTGACCGCCGACATGGCGCTCCGCATTGCCAAGGTTACCGGCACCTCGGCCCGCGAATGGCTGGAACAGCAGATCGCCTACGACCTGCACCAGACCGAGCAGGCGCTGTCCAAGATCCTCGCCAAGATCCCGCATGCCAGCTCCAAGCCGGCCAACCCGACGCCCAAGCCCGCCCCCAAGGCGGCGAAGCCTTCGGCCAAGCCGGTGGCGAAGGTGACCAAGGCCAAGCCGGCGGCCAAGCCCGCCGCCGCCGTCGCCAAGGCTGCTGCCAAGCCCGCGACCAAGGCGGCGAAGGCCAAGCCCGCCGCGGCCAAGCCGGCGAAGAAGGTCGCGAAGAAGAAGAAGTAG
- a CDS encoding [protein-PII] uridylyltransferase, which yields MDIAVKHRRTIIDRKELVETLDAMAAEKLGNAATRIRLVQIFKAALAAGRAECRRRLEATEATGRETAAGLCFLVDQIIRTLHDFTVGHFYPIVNPTAGERLDLIALGGYGRGELAPGSDVDLLFLLPYKETPWHEQVIEFMLYLLWDLGLKVGHATRSVDECIRLAKQDQTIRTAMLEMRWLWGDQLLYAELKDRFTRDVMAGSGTDFLQAKLTERDDRHRRMGDSRYTVEPNLKEGKGGLRDLHTLWWIAKYIHKVDDAADLVGKGVLSADEYRRFVKAENFLWDVRCHLHFVTGRPEERLTFDVQPELARRLGYTDHAGTKGVERFMKHYFLVAKDVGSLTRIFCANLEEQARGRSSRLKLLRIPKRAKKLEGFLQEGNRLSVIEDTQFELAPIDMIRLFEVAQRQELDIHPHALHLITRNLKRIDATLRADPEANRLFLDILTSRKDPETALRRLNEAGVFGRFVPDFGRVVAQMQYDMYHVYTVDEHTIRAIGVLHQIESGQLAEEHPVADEIVAKILSRRVLYCAVLIHDIAKGRGRDHSVVGAEIAERLCPRFGLTEAETETVAWLVRYHLAMSNTAFKRDITDPKTVQDFAELVQSPERLRLLIVLTVADIRAVGPGIWNGWKGQLLRTLYHETEPLLSGGHVTAGRDRLARGHAEVSARLKDWRQDEIEAFFRRCPDSYFLSTDAPSIERHARLIREADRDNAPLTLATRIDRFRAVTEVTLYTADHAGLFARVTGAISVCGASIVDAKIFTTHDGMALDVFTIQDAEGDPFDRPERLAKLSTTIEQVLMGSVRPREILEGRAAPSKRTMNFTVVPRVLIDNNASTRMTVIEVNGRDRPGLLFELTRALFGLNLTIRSAHIATYGERAVDVFYVSDLFGHKVRHGGKLKAIERRLIDVLTPPPAGSVTVVGAGPAGADTAARPRRAATR from the coding sequence ATGGATATCGCCGTCAAGCATCGCCGCACGATCATCGACCGCAAGGAGCTGGTCGAGACGCTTGATGCCATGGCCGCCGAGAAACTGGGCAACGCCGCCACGCGCATCCGCCTGGTGCAGATCTTCAAGGCCGCCCTGGCCGCCGGCCGGGCCGAATGCCGCCGCCGCCTGGAAGCGACCGAGGCGACCGGCCGCGAGACCGCCGCCGGCCTGTGCTTCCTGGTCGACCAGATCATCCGCACCCTGCACGACTTCACCGTCGGCCATTTCTATCCGATCGTGAACCCGACGGCGGGCGAGCGCCTGGACCTGATCGCCCTGGGCGGCTATGGCCGGGGCGAGCTGGCGCCGGGTTCGGACGTCGACCTCCTGTTCCTGCTGCCCTACAAGGAGACGCCCTGGCACGAGCAGGTGATCGAATTCATGCTCTACCTGCTGTGGGACCTGGGGCTGAAGGTCGGCCATGCCACCCGTTCGGTCGACGAGTGCATCCGCCTGGCCAAGCAGGACCAGACTATCCGCACCGCCATGCTGGAGATGCGCTGGCTGTGGGGCGACCAGTTGCTCTATGCCGAACTGAAAGACCGCTTCACCCGCGACGTCATGGCGGGCAGCGGGACCGACTTCCTGCAAGCCAAGCTGACCGAGCGCGACGACCGCCACCGCCGCATGGGCGATTCCCGCTACACGGTCGAGCCCAACCTGAAGGAGGGCAAGGGCGGCCTGCGCGACCTGCACACCCTGTGGTGGATCGCCAAATACATCCACAAGGTGGACGACGCCGCCGACCTGGTCGGCAAGGGCGTGCTCTCGGCCGATGAATACCGCCGCTTCGTCAAGGCCGAGAATTTCCTGTGGGATGTGCGCTGTCACCTGCACTTCGTCACCGGCCGGCCCGAGGAACGCCTGACCTTCGATGTCCAGCCCGAACTGGCCAGGCGCCTGGGCTATACCGACCACGCCGGCACCAAGGGTGTCGAGCGCTTCATGAAGCACTACTTCCTGGTGGCCAAGGACGTCGGCAGCCTGACCCGCATCTTCTGCGCCAACCTGGAAGAGCAGGCGCGCGGGCGCTCGTCGCGGCTGAAGCTGCTGCGGATCCCCAAGCGCGCCAAGAAACTGGAAGGCTTCCTCCAGGAAGGCAACCGGCTGAGCGTCATCGAGGACACCCAGTTCGAGCTTGCCCCCATCGACATGATCCGCCTGTTCGAGGTGGCCCAGCGCCAGGAACTGGACATCCACCCCCATGCGCTGCACCTGATTACGCGCAACCTGAAGCGGATCGACGCCACCCTGCGCGCCGACCCCGAGGCCAACCGACTGTTCCTGGACATCCTGACCAGCCGCAAGGACCCCGAGACTGCCCTGCGCCGCCTCAACGAGGCCGGGGTCTTCGGCCGCTTCGTGCCCGATTTCGGCCGTGTCGTCGCCCAGATGCAATATGACATGTATCATGTCTACACGGTCGACGAGCACACCATCCGGGCGATCGGCGTGCTGCATCAAATCGAGTCCGGGCAACTGGCCGAGGAACACCCGGTGGCCGACGAGATCGTCGCCAAGATCCTGTCGCGCCGGGTGCTGTACTGCGCCGTGCTGATCCACGACATCGCCAAGGGCCGCGGCCGCGACCATTCGGTGGTGGGGGCCGAGATCGCCGAGCGGCTGTGCCCGCGCTTCGGCCTGACCGAGGCCGAGACCGAGACCGTCGCCTGGCTGGTGCGCTACCACCTGGCGATGTCGAACACCGCTTTCAAGCGCGACATCACCGATCCCAAGACGGTGCAGGATTTCGCCGAACTGGTGCAGAGCCCCGAGCGGCTTCGCCTGCTGATCGTGCTGACCGTCGCCGATATCCGCGCCGTGGGGCCGGGCATCTGGAACGGCTGGAAGGGCCAGTTGCTGCGCACCCTCTATCACGAGACCGAGCCTTTGCTGTCGGGTGGCCATGTCACCGCCGGGCGCGACCGGCTGGCCCGCGGCCACGCCGAGGTGAGCGCGCGGCTCAAGGACTGGCGCCAGGACGAGATCGAGGCCTTCTTCCGCCGCTGCCCCGACAGCTACTTCCTGTCGACCGACGCCCCCTCGATCGAGCGCCATGCCCGCCTGATCCGCGAAGCCGACCGCGACAATGCCCCGCTCACCCTGGCGACCCGCATCGACCGCTTCCGCGCCGTGACCGAGGTGACGCTCTATACTGCCGACCACGCCGGCCTGTTCGCCCGCGTGACCGGGGCGATCTCGGTTTGCGGGGCATCGATCGTCGACGCCAAGATCTTCACGACCCATGACGGCATGGCGCTCGACGTGTTTACCATCCAGGACGCCGAGGGCGACCCGTTCGACCGGCCCGAACGCCTGGCCAAGCTCTCTACCACCATCGAGCAGGTGCTGATGGGCAGCGTGCGCCCGCGCGAGATTCTGGAAGGCCGGGCGGCACCGTCGAAGCGGACCATGAACTTCACCGTGGTGCCCCGGGTGCTGATCGACAACAACGCCTCGACCCGCATGACGGTGATCGAGGTCAACGGCCGCGACCGGCCGGGCCTGCTGTTCGAGCTGACCCGCGCCCTGTTCGGCCTGAACCTGACCATCCGCTCGGCCCATATCGCAACCTATGGCGAACGCGCGGTCGACGTCTTCTATGTCTCCGACCTGTTCGGCCACAAGGTGCGCCACGGCGGCAAGCTCAAAGCCATCGAGCGGCGCCTGATCGACGTGCTGACGCCGCCGCCCGCCGGCAGCGTGACGGTCGTCGGCGCCGGCCCCGCCGGGGCGGACACCGCGGCCCGGCCGCGCCGCGCCGCGACCCGCTGA
- a CDS encoding NifU family protein: protein MFIQTESTPNPATLKFLPGRDVMTAGTVNFPNATAAQRSPLARRLFGVDGVTGVFFGSDFVTVTKGDSGWDELKPAILGAIVEHFASGDAILEETAPTAAAASEPDSEIVEQIKEILETRVRPAVAQDGGDIIFDSFEEGVVYLHLQGSCAGCPSSTATLKSGIENMLRHYIPEVLEVRAV, encoded by the coding sequence ATGTTCATCCAGACCGAATCCACCCCCAACCCGGCCACCCTCAAGTTCCTGCCCGGCCGCGACGTGATGACCGCGGGCACGGTGAACTTCCCCAACGCGACCGCCGCCCAGCGCTCGCCCCTGGCCCGCCGCCTGTTCGGCGTCGACGGCGTCACCGGCGTGTTCTTCGGCAGCGACTTCGTCACCGTGACCAAGGGCGACAGCGGCTGGGACGAGCTGAAGCCGGCCATTCTCGGCGCCATCGTCGAGCATTTCGCCAGCGGCGACGCCATCCTCGAGGAGACCGCGCCGACGGCGGCGGCCGCGAGCGAGCCCGATTCCGAGATCGTCGAGCAGATCAAGGAAATCCTGGAAACCCGGGTGCGCCCGGCCGTGGCCCAGGACGGCGGCGACATCATTTTCGACAGTTTCGAGGAAGGCGTGGTCTATCTCCACCTGCAGGGCTCGTGCGCCGGCTGCCCCAGCTCGACCGCGACCCTGAAGTCGGGCATCGAAAACATGCTGCGCCACTACATTCCCGAAGTGCTGGAAGTCCGCGCCGTC
- a CDS encoding SDR family oxidoreductase: MPLSRLSELKVEEWERMIDVNIRGVLNGIAAGLPVMKAQGWGQFINVASIGAHRVVPTAAIYCATKYAVWAISDGLRQENDDIRVTTISPGVTTSELADSITDPGARAAMQEYRKIAIGPDAIARAIAFAVEQPADVDVNEIIVRPTAGLN; this comes from the coding sequence ATGCCCCTGTCGCGCTTGAGCGAACTCAAGGTCGAGGAATGGGAGCGGATGATCGACGTGAACATCCGCGGCGTGCTGAACGGCATCGCCGCAGGCCTGCCGGTGATGAAGGCCCAGGGCTGGGGCCAGTTCATCAATGTCGCCTCGATCGGCGCCCATCGGGTGGTGCCCACCGCGGCGATCTATTGCGCCACCAAATACGCCGTCTGGGCGATTTCCGACGGCCTGCGCCAGGAAAACGACGACATCCGCGTCACCACCATCTCGCCCGGCGTCACCACCTCGGAACTGGCCGATTCGATCACCGATCCCGGCGCGCGCGCCGCCATGCAGGAATACCGCAAGATCGCGATCGGCCCCGACGCCATCGCCCGCGCCATTGCCTTTGCCGTCGAACAGCCGGCCGATGTCGACGTCAACGAGATCATCGTCCGCCCCACCGCCGGCCTCAATTGA
- a CDS encoding DUF2333 family protein, producing the protein MAGSKVFTEGGGGRFSGLWRRRWVWQTLGIIIAAILLLYYPIGMLIAHKVDDDLSFAPATSMVPPGASRAVAVAAALVDREVNVNGWVANDPFFFPSGALDNMPNFQQGIVDAVATFAIELRDQIGRVRGSGEVDKDLAEALSTLQYSGTKWVFDLSTSILPTATSEAQYRAGIRALNAYNANVAAGKAVFDRRADNLQAAISRIALDVGSISAALDKQIRDESGNIFDFTCDDLFYRVKGEAYGYFLIMKGLRQDFDQIITERGLAPLWDEAIASLEETAMFHPIMVWNGQLDGQFLPNHLVAQGFFLLRARTQLREIAAILDK; encoded by the coding sequence ATGGCCGGCAGCAAGGTCTTCACGGAGGGTGGCGGCGGCCGTTTCAGCGGCCTGTGGCGCCGCCGCTGGGTTTGGCAAACCCTTGGAATCATTATCGCCGCGATCCTCCTGCTGTACTATCCCATCGGCATGCTGATCGCCCACAAGGTCGACGACGACTTGTCCTTCGCGCCTGCAACATCGATGGTCCCCCCCGGTGCCAGCCGGGCCGTGGCGGTCGCCGCCGCCCTGGTCGACCGCGAGGTGAATGTGAACGGCTGGGTCGCCAACGACCCGTTCTTCTTCCCGTCGGGCGCGCTCGACAACATGCCGAACTTCCAGCAGGGCATCGTCGATGCGGTGGCGACCTTCGCCATCGAGCTGCGCGACCAGATCGGCCGCGTGCGCGGCTCGGGCGAAGTCGACAAGGACCTGGCCGAGGCGTTGAGCACCTTGCAGTACTCCGGTACCAAGTGGGTCTTCGACCTCTCCACCTCGATCCTGCCGACCGCAACCTCCGAGGCACAGTACCGCGCCGGCATTCGCGCGCTGAACGCCTACAACGCGAATGTCGCCGCCGGCAAGGCGGTGTTCGACCGGCGGGCCGACAACCTGCAGGCCGCGATCTCCCGCATCGCGCTCGACGTCGGCTCGATCTCGGCCGCCCTCGACAAGCAGATCCGCGACGAGAGCGGCAACATCTTCGATTTCACCTGCGACGACCTGTTCTACCGAGTGAAGGGCGAGGCCTATGGCTACTTCCTGATCATGAAGGGCCTGCGCCAGGACTTCGACCAGATCATCACCGAGCGCGGCCTGGCGCCGCTTTGGGACGAAGCCATCGCCAGCCTCGAGGAGACGGCGATGTTCCATCCCATCATGGTCTGGAACGGCCAGCTCGACGGCCAGTTCCTGCCCAACCATCTGGTCGCCCAGGGCTTCTTCCTGCTGCGGGCGCGCACCCAACTGCGCGAGATCGCCGCGATCCTCGACAAGTGA
- a CDS encoding SDR family oxidoreductase, whose protein sequence is MSSIEGKVIAITGASSGIGEAAARELARRGAHVVLGARRTDRLESLAAEISAAGGSARFRALDVTSRADTEAFIGFAVESFGQVDVIVNNAGSCPCRA, encoded by the coding sequence ATGTCGAGCATCGAGGGAAAAGTCATCGCCATCACCGGGGCCAGCAGCGGCATCGGCGAAGCCGCCGCCCGTGAACTGGCGCGCCGCGGCGCCCATGTCGTGCTGGGTGCCCGGCGCACCGACCGGTTGGAGAGCCTGGCGGCCGAGATCAGCGCGGCCGGCGGCTCGGCCCGCTTCCGGGCGCTGGACGTCACCAGCCGCGCCGACACCGAGGCCTTCATCGGCTTTGCCGTTGAGTCCTTCGGCCAGGTCGACGTCATCGTCAACAATGCCGGGTCATGCCCCTGTCGCGCTTGA